A window from Drosophila subobscura isolate 14011-0131.10 chromosome O, UCBerk_Dsub_1.0, whole genome shotgun sequence encodes these proteins:
- the LOC117898368 gene encoding VPS35 endosomal protein sorting factor-like isoform X2, whose translation MLNSCVCDADNNNQDAMSNLDWVCVPRLYEVRKNHLAGRATLEHPLKQQTVTMVDSNPLSQALEGTDPLSQFARQDEELNDPLSQMVSEFDLKSKRRERDRTEPEDNTLQWSTRRLGILNRFTTNEKLSLSTSFLVASGSLDGGSDIKAQTVVADKTKYRLEQLDHFDDGSMRHMMDLTQPEYIQRFEQLKQELTQSWNNDQRVKALKIAIQCAKMLADTTVLQFYPSQYVLITDILDVFGKLVYDRLRAKASGLPGASAATLEREREAARDTCQNWFYKIASIRELLPRLYLEMSIFKCYEFLTSDREEYEKLLRRLTHQLRGIADPLVSSYARCYLVRMGVTVTPSKTYIRENFGDLFIVYPQIFRFVARFNLHPEIVTASSYLQLYAPAFDYMLLCLVHKCELHTQDILNECKQLKNNGAILMSILSSFKSEFIATNALEFVELINASETPGISKSQLLRSLGSSVSSCAPLQEQRVTFLKAAFETINKLTDPNEYINCVETWAVFVSQYFTIHEVNRLLGELNTRMCLGKAYEKHYPQLQNILSRIMQNYRSIELLLIQPNFLPYLDLFQKESVRVEVCKTILTYYKQNSEEYTCDAVVTNALMYLGKILNDSVNALSVDDERRQISQLINVFIHKVHFGRDLEQQLGFYVEARGTFSNLDAVYVTLVHAACKLATRNTSKSTGFIKACIAYCFITIPSISAVQQQMDLYLLCGQLALRHLCLGQADSCFEAALQLVNELPAATVDFEGKPRSLERYLVTYLCNMLATLIVVPDSPEQGVLYFLRLLLDVIGKHEFKADSTAPSVIYLHALDMLYVQSLERYPYHIQGVVSNDDLYGHDPKFLVEINNLCVQVVDAILLQLKALGVAQQQRQQAELSLDLFLRIVRYADLEKETVAQLALNLWLLANKSQTQLDVKTLPQTLRVVELLYKQLRDVAPAQAQAIAKLLLRMRNS comes from the exons ATGTTGAACAGCTGTGTCTGTGATgccgacaacaacaaccaggaCGCTATGTCGAATTTGGATTG GGTGTGCGTGCCGCGTTTGTATGAAGTGAGGAAAAACCACTTGGCTGGCCGTGCCACGCTGGAGCATCCGCTAAAACAGCAGACAGTCACG ATGGTGGACAGCAATCCTTTGAGCCAGGCTCTGGAGGGTACTGATCCGCTTTCACAATTTGCGCGCCAAGATGAAGAACTGAATGATCCACTCTCCCAAATGGTCAGCGAATTT GACCTCAAGTCGAAGCGTCGCGAACGTGACAGGACAGAGCCAGAGGATAATACTCTGCAATGGAGCACAAGGCGCTTGGGTATTCTCAATCGCTTCACCACTAATGAGAAGCTATCGCTATCGACTAGTTTTTTGGTCGCCTCAGGCAGCTTGGATGGCGGCAGCGATA TCAAAGCACAAACTGTGGTGGCAGACAAGACCAAGTATCGGTTGGAACAGCTGGATCATTTTGATGATGGTTCTATGCGGCACATGATGGACCTCACGCAGCCGGAATACATTCAGAGATTCGAGCAACTCAAGCAGGAGCTCACCCAGTCCTGGAACAATGATCAACGAGTGAAGGCTCTGAAGATCGCCATACAGTGTGCCAAGATGTTGGCGGACACCACTGTCCTGCAGTTCTATCCCAGCCAGTATGTCCTCATTACGGACATTTTGGATGTCTTCGGAAAGCTGGTGTACGACCGATTGCGTGCCAAGGCATCGGGCCTGCCTGGTGCTTCGGCGGCCACATTAGAACGCGAACGTGAAGCTGCTCGGGATACGTGCCAGAATTGGTTCTACAAGATTGCTTCCATACGAGAGCTGCTGCCGCGCTTGTACCTGGAAATGTCCATATTCAAATGCTACGAGTTCTTGACATCCGATCGCGAGGAATACGAGAAGTTACTGCGACGCCTAACGCACCAGTTGAGAGGCATTGCAGACCCCTTGGTTTCCAGCTATGCGCGTTGCTATCTAGTGCGCATGGGTGTGACTGTGACGCCCAGTAAGACATATATTCGTGAGAATTTTGGCGATTTGTTCATTGTTTATCCTCAG ATCTTTCGCTTTGTGGCCCGTTTCAATCTGCACCCGGAGATCGTCACCGCCAGCTCGTATCTGCAGCTGTATGCACCAGCATTCGATTATATGCTGCTGTGTTTGGTTCACAAATGCGAGCTTCATACGCAGGATATCCTCAACGAATGCAAACAGTTGAAAAACAA CGGTGCAATACTGATGTCCATTCTGAGCTCCTTCAAATCTGAGTTCATTGCCACAAATGCATTGGAGTTTGTAGAGCTGATAAATGCCTCAGAGACGCCCGGCATATCCAAATCCCAGCTGCTTCGTTCACTGGGAAGCAGCGTCAGCAGTTGTGCCCCGCTGCAGGAACAGCGTGTGACTTTTCTGAAGGCTGCCTTTGAGACCATCAACAAGCTGACGGATCCGAATGAGTACATCAATTGCGTAGAGACCTGGGCTGTCTTCGTATCACAGTATTTTACG ATACACGAAGTGAATCGCCTGCTGGGAGAACTGAATACTCGCATGTGCTTGGGCAAGGCATATGAGAAGCACTACCCACAGTTGCAGAATATTCTGTCGAGGATTATGCAGAATTATCGCAGCATTGAGCTGCTGTTAATACAGCCAAACTTCTTGCCCTATTTGGACCTGTTTCAGAAGGAATCAGTGCGCGTGGAGGTCTGCAAGACAATACTCACATACTACAAGCAAAACAGCGAGGAATACACCTGCGATGCTGTGGTCACGAATGCTCTGATGTATCTGGGAAAGATTCTCAATGATTCTGTGAA TGCTCTCTCGGTGGACGATGAAAGACGACAGATATCGCAGCTTATAAATGTCTTTATACACAAAGTACACTTTGGTCGCGacttggagcagcagctaggTTTCTATGTGGAGGCTAGGGGCACATTTAGCAATCTAGATGCGGTATATGTCACCCTGGTGCATGCAGCTTGTAAGCTGGCAACGCGTAATACCTCAAAATCGACGGGTTTCATCAAGGCCTGCATTGCCTACTGTTTCATAACCATTCCGAGCATCAGCGCTGTCCAACAGCAAATGGATTTATATCTGCTTTGCGGCCAGCTGGCCCTCAGGCATCTGTGCCTGGGACAGG CTGATTCCTGCTTTGAGGCCGCTTTGCAGCTGGTGAATGAACTGCCTGCCGCCACCGTGGATTTCGAGGGTAAACCGCGCAGCCTGGAGCGCTATTTAGTCACGTATCTGTGCAACATGCTGGCCACGTTGATTGTGGTGCCCGATAGTCCAGAGCAGGGAGTGCTGTACTTTTTGCGCCTGCTCCTCGATGTCATTGGGAAGCACGAGTTCAAGGCGGACAGCACGGCGCCGAGCGTCATCTATCTGCATGCCTTGGACATGCTCTATGTTCAGTCTCTGGAGAGGTATCCCTATCACATACAGGGAGTGGTTTCCAATGATGATTTGTACGGTCATGACCCCAAGTTTCTAGTGGAGATCAACAATCTGTGTGTCCAAGTGGTGGATGccattctgctgcagctcaaaGCCCTAGGtgttgcccagcagcagcgacagcaggcAGAGCTATCCCTAGATCTGTTCTTAAGAATTGTGCGCTATGCCGATTTGGAAAAGGAAACTGTAGCCCAATTGGCACTGAACCTCTGGCTATTGGCTAACAAATCGCAAACACAACTGGATGTAAAGACTCTT cCACAAACACTACGCGTTGTAGAGCTTCTGTACAAACAATTGAGGGATGTGGCACCTGCGCAGGCACAGGCCATTGCCAAGCTGCTCCTGCGCATGCGCAACAGCTGA
- the LOC117898371 gene encoding transcription factor Ouib-like yields MSKSSLKHLNSTCRVCAKYASTKRSPRLFDKSNLKMIENIETITGLRLEPFACLPDLICECCSMELSAAIKFRERCIGAQRSLLTGLTADQQKGISSFYKAAIMGSDMEGEEEDDDKKAQPPEVGETEESYRHDEIEPKEEEDEEEMETKIEYDNDFYDMAENNVVEDDEASLIEEAEYESLMADEENEEQIHQVQEMMDESGELITGDGNDGYVYDSDDEVAVLDNVLDDEYEHENIVVKKSSLPPKPKARSDDPRRRGTGGMYICEQCGNHIKGRMAFELHCRRHRGDKQFACELCNSRFCTTSELKRHMRKHTGERPFACQYCGRCFTDYTTRVKHERTHTNERPYVCGTCGKAFTTGYILKNHMLIHSGERAYRCELCDKSFMLPTHLSTHFRSGVHKRHMEKAGITQEREQKKEHKLEEVEEDSLNI; encoded by the exons ATGTCCAAGTCGTCGTTAAAACACTTGAATAGCACTTGCCGGGTGTGTGCGAAGTATGCAAGCACTAAAAGATCGCCGCGTTTATTTGACAAATCAAATCTAAAGATGATTGAGAACATTGAGACGATCACTGGATTGCGG CTGGAGCCCTTTGCATGTCTTCCGGATCTAATTTGCGAGTGCTGCTCCATGGAACTGAGTGCTGCAATAAAATTTCGCGAGCGCTGCATTGGCGCCCAGCGGAGTCTGCTAACGGGACTAACCGCAGACCAGCAAAAGGGGATATCCTCGTTCTACAAGGCTGCCATCATGGGCTCTGATATGgagggcgaggaggaggacgacgacaaGAAGGCCCAGCCACCTGAAGTTGGAGAAACTGAAGAAAGTTACCGTCATGATGAAATAGAAccaaaggaggaggaagacgaggaggaaatggaaacaaaaatcgaatatGACAATGATTTCTACGATATGGCCGAAAACAACGTGGTCGAGGACGACGAGGCATCGCTTATAGAGGAAGCCGAGTACGAAAGCCTCATGGCAGACGAAGAAAATGAGGAACAAATTCATCAGGTGCAAGAGATGATGGATGAATCTGGGGAACTCATTACAGGCGATGGCAATGACGGCTATGTCTACGACTCTGATGACGAAGTGGCCGTGCTCGACAATGTGTTGGACGATGAGTATGAGCACGAGAATATTGTCGTGAAGAAGTCCAGTCTGCCGCCCAAGCCGAAGGCACGCTCTGACGACCCGCGGCGCCGTGGAACTGGCGGCATGTACATTTGTGAGCAGTGTGGCAATCACATCAAGGGCCGCATGGCTTTCGAGCTGCACTGCCGTCGCCACAGAGGCGATAAGCAGTTTGCCTGCGA acTGTGCAATTCTCGCTTCTGCACCACATCCGAGTTGAAGCGTCATATGCGAAAGCACACCGGAGAGCGTCCATTCGCTTGCCAGTACTGCGGCCGCTGCTTCACCGATTACACCACTCGCGTAAAGCACGAGCGCACCCACACCAATGAACGACCATATGTCTGCGGCACATGCGGCAAGGCATTTACTACCGGTTACATTCTTAAGAACCACATGCTAATACATTCCGGCGAACGCGCTTACAG GTGCGAGCTGTGCGACAAATCTTTCATGCTCCCCACTCATCTGAGCACGCACTTCCGTTCGGGTGTGCACAAGCGGCACATGGAGAAGGCCGGGATCACACAGGAGAGGGAGCAGAAAAAGGAGCATAAAttggaggaggtggaggaagacagtttaaatatttag
- the LOC117898373 gene encoding transcription factor Ouib-like — protein sequence MLQNVCRTCASNTDDKNALKLFKSNARGLVQEINLIAGILLQFDPDLPDWICERCQTAVQSAIEFREQCLSSQEKLKTCDGMPTESSRSASTQIICVRRSTRTQIQLGVATQPKSPPSPTEVMIKDENLSNGGEVEDDGVDHLDTSNDANLDFVFKELLLSEDNDPGSPATVRKGRRKRRSSEKSKKPKHACFFCDQCGTNITGKASFERHQRKHSGVRPFQCELCPARFLSTTELKGHQVMHTGARNYPCRYCERTYVNSSGRLRHERTHTNERPFVCSQCSKAFTNAYILKNHMRVHTGERLFRCELCQGSFSRPIYLKDHYRSNKHKQNLEKAQAEKQQGLEMVLPQQTDFLVEQQPSMAFTIEVPLPVEQASSLDANQQLET from the exons ATGCTGCAAAACGTTTGTCGAACATGCGCCAGCAACACGGACGACAAAAATGCATTGAAGCTTTTCAAAAGCAACGCCCGGGGTCTGGTccaagaaataaatttaattgccgGCATATTG CTTCAATTCGATCCAGATTTACCGGATTGGATATGCGAAAGATGTCAAACCGCCGTGCAGAGCGCCATAGAGTTTCGTGAGCAATGTCTGAGCAGCCAAGAAAAGTTAAAAACCTGCGATGGAATGCCCACTGAGAGTTCCAGGTCTGCATCCACCCAGATAATCTGTGTACGCCGTAGTACACGCACCCAGATACAGCTGGGAGTTGCTACACAGCCAAAGAGTCCGCCCAGTCCCACAGAAGTAATGATCAAAGATGAGAATCTGAGCAATGGCGGGGAGGTGGAGGACGATGGTGTGGACCATCTGGATACCAGCAATGATGCAAATCTTGATTTCGTATTTAAAGAGCTGCTCTTGTCAGAAGATAATGACCCTGGATCACCAGCCACAGTCCGAAAAGGTCGTCGAAAGAGACGCTCAAgcgaaaagagcaaaaaaccaaaacatgcCTGCTTCTTCTGCGATCAATGTGGCACCAATATCACTGGTAAAGCTTCGTTTGAACGCCACCAGCGTAAGCACAGCGGCGTTCGACCCTTCCAGTGCGA ACTCTGCCCCGCCCGCTTTCTATCCACCACGGAGCTAAAAGGACATCAGGTGATGCACACGGGGGCTCGTAACTACCCCTGCCGCTACTGTGAACGCACCTATGTCAACTCCAGCGGGCGGCTGCGTCACGAACGCACTCATACCAATGAAAGGCCTTTTGTCTGCTCCCAGTGTTCCAAGGCCTTCACTAATGCATACATTCTAAAGAACCATATGCGCGTCCATACGGGCGAGCGCTTGTTTAG GTGTGAGCTGTGCCAGGGTTCGTTTTCACGACCAATATACTTGAAGGACCACTATCGGTCGAACAAGCACAAGCAGAATCTGGAGAAAGCACAGGCCGAGAAACAGCAGGGCTTGGAGATGGTTCTGCCCCAGCAGACTGATTTCCTAGTGGAGCAGCAACCGTCAATGGCCTTCACGATAGAAGTGCCTTTGCCTGTGGAGCAGGCATCCTCACTGGATGCCAACCAACAACTGGAGACTTGA
- the LOC117898368 gene encoding VPS35 endosomal protein sorting factor-like isoform X1: MLNSCVCDADNNNQDAMSNLDWVCVPRLYEVRKNHLAGRATLEHPLKQQTVTMVDSNPLSQALEGTDPLSQFARQDEELNDPLSQMVSEFDLKSKRRERDRTEPEDNTLQWSTRRLGILNRFTTNEKLSLSTSFLVASGSLDGGSDSIKAQTVVADKTKYRLEQLDHFDDGSMRHMMDLTQPEYIQRFEQLKQELTQSWNNDQRVKALKIAIQCAKMLADTTVLQFYPSQYVLITDILDVFGKLVYDRLRAKASGLPGASAATLEREREAARDTCQNWFYKIASIRELLPRLYLEMSIFKCYEFLTSDREEYEKLLRRLTHQLRGIADPLVSSYARCYLVRMGVTVTPSKTYIRENFGDLFIVYPQIFRFVARFNLHPEIVTASSYLQLYAPAFDYMLLCLVHKCELHTQDILNECKQLKNNGAILMSILSSFKSEFIATNALEFVELINASETPGISKSQLLRSLGSSVSSCAPLQEQRVTFLKAAFETINKLTDPNEYINCVETWAVFVSQYFTIHEVNRLLGELNTRMCLGKAYEKHYPQLQNILSRIMQNYRSIELLLIQPNFLPYLDLFQKESVRVEVCKTILTYYKQNSEEYTCDAVVTNALMYLGKILNDSVNALSVDDERRQISQLINVFIHKVHFGRDLEQQLGFYVEARGTFSNLDAVYVTLVHAACKLATRNTSKSTGFIKACIAYCFITIPSISAVQQQMDLYLLCGQLALRHLCLGQADSCFEAALQLVNELPAATVDFEGKPRSLERYLVTYLCNMLATLIVVPDSPEQGVLYFLRLLLDVIGKHEFKADSTAPSVIYLHALDMLYVQSLERYPYHIQGVVSNDDLYGHDPKFLVEINNLCVQVVDAILLQLKALGVAQQQRQQAELSLDLFLRIVRYADLEKETVAQLALNLWLLANKSQTQLDVKTLPQTLRVVELLYKQLRDVAPAQAQAIAKLLLRMRNS, translated from the exons ATGTTGAACAGCTGTGTCTGTGATgccgacaacaacaaccaggaCGCTATGTCGAATTTGGATTG GGTGTGCGTGCCGCGTTTGTATGAAGTGAGGAAAAACCACTTGGCTGGCCGTGCCACGCTGGAGCATCCGCTAAAACAGCAGACAGTCACG ATGGTGGACAGCAATCCTTTGAGCCAGGCTCTGGAGGGTACTGATCCGCTTTCACAATTTGCGCGCCAAGATGAAGAACTGAATGATCCACTCTCCCAAATGGTCAGCGAATTT GACCTCAAGTCGAAGCGTCGCGAACGTGACAGGACAGAGCCAGAGGATAATACTCTGCAATGGAGCACAAGGCGCTTGGGTATTCTCAATCGCTTCACCACTAATGAGAAGCTATCGCTATCGACTAGTTTTTTGGTCGCCTCAGGCAGCTTGGATGGCGGCAGCGATAGTA TCAAAGCACAAACTGTGGTGGCAGACAAGACCAAGTATCGGTTGGAACAGCTGGATCATTTTGATGATGGTTCTATGCGGCACATGATGGACCTCACGCAGCCGGAATACATTCAGAGATTCGAGCAACTCAAGCAGGAGCTCACCCAGTCCTGGAACAATGATCAACGAGTGAAGGCTCTGAAGATCGCCATACAGTGTGCCAAGATGTTGGCGGACACCACTGTCCTGCAGTTCTATCCCAGCCAGTATGTCCTCATTACGGACATTTTGGATGTCTTCGGAAAGCTGGTGTACGACCGATTGCGTGCCAAGGCATCGGGCCTGCCTGGTGCTTCGGCGGCCACATTAGAACGCGAACGTGAAGCTGCTCGGGATACGTGCCAGAATTGGTTCTACAAGATTGCTTCCATACGAGAGCTGCTGCCGCGCTTGTACCTGGAAATGTCCATATTCAAATGCTACGAGTTCTTGACATCCGATCGCGAGGAATACGAGAAGTTACTGCGACGCCTAACGCACCAGTTGAGAGGCATTGCAGACCCCTTGGTTTCCAGCTATGCGCGTTGCTATCTAGTGCGCATGGGTGTGACTGTGACGCCCAGTAAGACATATATTCGTGAGAATTTTGGCGATTTGTTCATTGTTTATCCTCAG ATCTTTCGCTTTGTGGCCCGTTTCAATCTGCACCCGGAGATCGTCACCGCCAGCTCGTATCTGCAGCTGTATGCACCAGCATTCGATTATATGCTGCTGTGTTTGGTTCACAAATGCGAGCTTCATACGCAGGATATCCTCAACGAATGCAAACAGTTGAAAAACAA CGGTGCAATACTGATGTCCATTCTGAGCTCCTTCAAATCTGAGTTCATTGCCACAAATGCATTGGAGTTTGTAGAGCTGATAAATGCCTCAGAGACGCCCGGCATATCCAAATCCCAGCTGCTTCGTTCACTGGGAAGCAGCGTCAGCAGTTGTGCCCCGCTGCAGGAACAGCGTGTGACTTTTCTGAAGGCTGCCTTTGAGACCATCAACAAGCTGACGGATCCGAATGAGTACATCAATTGCGTAGAGACCTGGGCTGTCTTCGTATCACAGTATTTTACG ATACACGAAGTGAATCGCCTGCTGGGAGAACTGAATACTCGCATGTGCTTGGGCAAGGCATATGAGAAGCACTACCCACAGTTGCAGAATATTCTGTCGAGGATTATGCAGAATTATCGCAGCATTGAGCTGCTGTTAATACAGCCAAACTTCTTGCCCTATTTGGACCTGTTTCAGAAGGAATCAGTGCGCGTGGAGGTCTGCAAGACAATACTCACATACTACAAGCAAAACAGCGAGGAATACACCTGCGATGCTGTGGTCACGAATGCTCTGATGTATCTGGGAAAGATTCTCAATGATTCTGTGAA TGCTCTCTCGGTGGACGATGAAAGACGACAGATATCGCAGCTTATAAATGTCTTTATACACAAAGTACACTTTGGTCGCGacttggagcagcagctaggTTTCTATGTGGAGGCTAGGGGCACATTTAGCAATCTAGATGCGGTATATGTCACCCTGGTGCATGCAGCTTGTAAGCTGGCAACGCGTAATACCTCAAAATCGACGGGTTTCATCAAGGCCTGCATTGCCTACTGTTTCATAACCATTCCGAGCATCAGCGCTGTCCAACAGCAAATGGATTTATATCTGCTTTGCGGCCAGCTGGCCCTCAGGCATCTGTGCCTGGGACAGG CTGATTCCTGCTTTGAGGCCGCTTTGCAGCTGGTGAATGAACTGCCTGCCGCCACCGTGGATTTCGAGGGTAAACCGCGCAGCCTGGAGCGCTATTTAGTCACGTATCTGTGCAACATGCTGGCCACGTTGATTGTGGTGCCCGATAGTCCAGAGCAGGGAGTGCTGTACTTTTTGCGCCTGCTCCTCGATGTCATTGGGAAGCACGAGTTCAAGGCGGACAGCACGGCGCCGAGCGTCATCTATCTGCATGCCTTGGACATGCTCTATGTTCAGTCTCTGGAGAGGTATCCCTATCACATACAGGGAGTGGTTTCCAATGATGATTTGTACGGTCATGACCCCAAGTTTCTAGTGGAGATCAACAATCTGTGTGTCCAAGTGGTGGATGccattctgctgcagctcaaaGCCCTAGGtgttgcccagcagcagcgacagcaggcAGAGCTATCCCTAGATCTGTTCTTAAGAATTGTGCGCTATGCCGATTTGGAAAAGGAAACTGTAGCCCAATTGGCACTGAACCTCTGGCTATTGGCTAACAAATCGCAAACACAACTGGATGTAAAGACTCTT cCACAAACACTACGCGTTGTAGAGCTTCTGTACAAACAATTGAGGGATGTGGCACCTGCGCAGGCACAGGCCATTGCCAAGCTGCTCCTGCGCATGCGCAACAGCTGA
- the LOC117898369 gene encoding LOW QUALITY PROTEIN: PP2C-like domain-containing protein CG9801 (The sequence of the model RefSeq protein was modified relative to this genomic sequence to represent the inferred CDS: deleted 1 base in 1 codon), which yields MPSLRQKVTTYFRQLSFIAEPREGRRRGNANDGDDDGNFITKYLEGRMQRQFVDGPEIYNGLNPTEMPVLKLGGYEAGTCTITAACTGPDEGLTGIKRSKLHLSASYADDIDFIDTQQENEDCYATARAPATATQQSTSATRLTNKFGRPQVGGGGGSRRQSNAGDQQGGTASTSGMRSRKNSKSSIANLSAAVAAAASGDGGKASTPVLSSQDQNNRNLLNAKTEASADANPHSERERLLREAVSNQGGSSSSCTSPPAVVAGVENWRMECDFAYGISVSLYETNMLTKEPMGNPIADCYGMVVRGDSAAMAMADGVNWGDGARLAARSAVHGCLDYLDRAVFGQALECRATTTQEVFVSLLRSLWEGHGCILEVGGALSTLTIAVVLPLDGAPGKYVVCSCNVGDSLGYVYSKKHGVRELTQASHDISSMRDMRDALGALGPADGNKPELSNLTFTMSCIESGDIVFLTSDGISDNFDPVVGKFAEAWTPDVKLQTSVGKPSSLAPKRQNKSASAIYARLHPSTPPTRPARQVKAGSPPSNAPSRPKYMRSQTLIEPRQGLVTPAAVTTAPQRIPKSISGLPLVTGPQRHALTLYRLEDLLSYGINGTFSPCVSARRLCHLLIDFVRMITSARRKTLEQRELFYKLSTGPDGAKREVQLNRMQHRAARKRVVDSSAFVALPGKLDHATVLAYTVGGGGGASEGNGNENEGTTTTTLSPVLQSKEFKETNF from the exons ATGCCTTCGCTCCGTCAGAAGGTCACCACGTACTTTCGTCAATTGAGTTTCATTGCAGAGCCCCGCGAGGGTCGTCGTCGTGGCAATGCAAACGACGGCGATGACGATGGCAACTTCATAACCAAATATCTCGAGGG CCGCATGCAACGACAATTTGTGGATGGCCCAGAGATCTACAATGGACTGAATCCCACAGAGATGCCAGTCCTGAAGTTGGGTGGCTATGAGGCTGGAACCTGCACCATCACTGCCGCCTGCACTGGGCCCGACGAGGGTTTGACGGGCATAAAGCGCTCGAAACTCCATTTGAGTGCCAGCTATGCGGATGACATTGATTTCATTGACACGCAGCAGGAGAACGAGGATTGCTATGCCACCGCACGGgctcctgccacagccacacagcaaagCACCTCCGCCACAAGGCTCACGAATAAATTTGGAAGGCCACAggtgggcggtggcggtggttcGCGCAGGCAAAGCAATGCGGGAGACCAGCAGGGAGGAACGGCTTCCACCTCGGGCATGCGTTCGCGGAAAAACTCCAAAAGCAGCATTGCAAATCTCTCGGCAGCCGTGGCGGCTGCGGCTTCGGGAGATGGCGGAAAGGCCAGCACT CCTGTGTTGTCGTCGCAGGAtcagaacaacagaaatcTGTTGAATGCAAAGACTGAGGCCTCTGCGGATGCCAATCCCCATTCGGAAAGGGAACGTCTGCTCCGCGAGGCTGTAAGCAATCAGGGTGggtcgtcctcctcctgcacatCTCCTCCTGCGGTCGTTGCTGGCGTGGAGAACTGGCGCATGGAATGCGACTTTGCCTATGGAATCTCGGTGTCCCTCTACGAAACGAATATGCTAACGAAGGAGCCCATGGGTAATCCCATTGCCGATTGCTATGGCATGGTTGTGCGTGGAGATTCCGCTGCAATGGCCATGGCAGATGGCGTCAATTGGG GCGATGGAGCTCGTCTAGCCGCTCGCTCGGCTGTCCATGGCTGTCTGGACTACCTGGATCGTGCGGTTTTCGGACAGGCACTGGAATGCAGGGCCACCACCACGCAGGAAGTGTTTGTCAGTCTCTTGCGCAGCCTGTGGGAGGGCCACGGCTGCATACTGGAAGTAGGAGGAGCACTGTCCACCCTCACCATTGCCGTTGTGCTGCCGCTGGACGGCGCACCCGGAAAGTATGTGGTGTGCTCCTGCAATGTGGGCGACTCCCTGGGCTATGTGTACTCCAAGAAGCATGGCGTAAGGGAGTTGACTCAAGCCTCCCACGACATCAGCTCCATGAGGGATATGCGTGATGCACTGGGAGCCCTGGGCCCTGCAGACGGCAACAAGCCCGAGTTGAGTAATCTCACATTTACGATGAGCTGCATCGAAAGCGGGGACATTGTGTTCCTCACATCGGACGGAATTAGCGATAACTTTGATCCGGTGGTGGGGAAATTCGCCGAGGCCTGGACACCCGATGTAAAGCTGCAGACATCTGTGGGGAAGCCCTCGAGTTTGGCGCCCAAGCGGCAGAACAAGAGTGCCTCTGCGATCTATGCACGGCTCCATCCCTCGACGCCACCCACACGGCCAGCGAGGCAAGTAAAGGCGGGCAGTCCGCCTAGCAATGCGCCCAGTCGTCCGAAATATATGCGGTCCCAGACGCTGATTGAGCCACGCCAGGGACTGGTAACGCCAGCCGCTGTGACGACGGCACCGCAGCGCATACCAAAGTCGATCTCTGGATTGCCGCTTGTGACAGGACCCCAACGGCATGCTCTGACGCTGTATCGCCTGGAAGATCTCCTCAGCTATGGCATCAATGGCACCTTCTCGCCCTGCGTTTCGGCGAGGAGGCTCTGCCACCTGCTTATCGATTTCGTGCGAATGATAACCTCTGCGCGCCGCAAGACCCTGGAGCAGCGAGAGCTCTTCTACAAGCTCTCGACGGGACCCGATGGCGCCAAGCGGGAGGTGCAGCTCAATCGAATGCAGCATCGGGCGGCCAGAAAGAGGGTTGTGGACAGCAGTGCCTTTGTGGCTTTGCCAGGGAAACTAGATCATGCCACTGTGCTGGCCTACACAgtaggtggaggaggaggagcatcggagggaaatggcaatgaaaatgaGGGAACGACCACGACGACACTTTCCCCCGTGCTACAATCCAAGGAATTTAAGGAGACGAATTTCTAG